The proteins below come from a single Gordonia pseudamarae genomic window:
- a CDS encoding alkane 1-monooxygenase translates to MRIRNRATREQDVDHRQQWRDPHKGLWLSGLIVPLTPFIAWGLVTLLGPGLFWAAGLLVIALIPSLDRFYGPDRTNPPDEVMKQLENSRYYRWCLFPYIPLQYAGLVLACYLWAYAPMGVPERIALATTVGVVGGLAINVAHELGHKRTSHEQWLSKIALAQTWYGHFYVEHNYGHHTRVATPDDPASARFGESFWRFWPRTVSGTFKLGWQIESKRLRRQGKSVWSLRNNVLNAWLMSALLYIVLIAVFGWSILPYLIIQAVFGFSFLEIANYIEHYGLLREKRPDGRYVRVAPHHSWNSDFVMSNALLYHVQRHSDHHAHAGRRYQTLRSFGDSTPQLPGGYVSMGACALIPPLWRRVIDKRLLAYYDGDVTRLNRGHVDDEAGPAQDAA, encoded by the coding sequence ATGCGGATACGCAACCGCGCCACCCGCGAGCAGGATGTCGACCACCGGCAGCAATGGCGCGACCCGCACAAGGGGTTGTGGCTCTCGGGGCTGATCGTTCCGCTGACCCCGTTCATCGCGTGGGGTCTGGTCACGCTGCTCGGTCCGGGACTCTTCTGGGCCGCGGGCCTGCTGGTGATCGCCCTGATACCGTCCCTCGACCGTTTCTACGGACCCGACCGGACCAATCCGCCCGACGAGGTGATGAAGCAACTGGAGAATTCGCGCTACTACCGGTGGTGCCTGTTCCCCTACATTCCGTTGCAGTACGCGGGCCTGGTCCTGGCCTGCTACCTGTGGGCGTACGCACCGATGGGCGTGCCCGAACGCATCGCGCTGGCCACCACCGTGGGTGTGGTCGGCGGCCTGGCGATCAACGTCGCCCACGAACTCGGCCACAAGCGCACCAGCCACGAGCAGTGGCTGTCGAAGATCGCACTCGCCCAAACCTGGTACGGCCATTTCTACGTCGAGCACAACTACGGCCACCACACCCGGGTCGCCACCCCCGACGACCCCGCCAGCGCCCGCTTCGGCGAGTCGTTCTGGCGGTTCTGGCCCCGCACCGTATCCGGCACGTTCAAGCTCGGCTGGCAGATCGAGAGCAAACGGCTCAGGCGGCAGGGCAAAAGTGTCTGGAGCCTGCGCAACAATGTCCTGAACGCGTGGCTGATGTCGGCGTTGCTGTACATCGTGCTCATCGCGGTGTTCGGCTGGTCGATCCTGCCGTACCTGATCATCCAGGCCGTGTTCGGTTTCTCCTTCCTGGAGATCGCCAACTACATCGAGCACTACGGGTTGCTGCGCGAGAAGCGCCCCGACGGCAGGTACGTCCGGGTCGCGCCGCATCACAGCTGGAACAGCGACTTCGTGATGAGCAACGCGCTGCTCTACCACGTCCAGCGGCATAGCGATCACCACGCGCATGCCGGTCGGCGGTATCAGACCCTGCGGTCGTTCGGCGATTCCACCCCGCAGTTGCCCGGTGGTTATGTGTCGATGGGCGCGTGCGCGCTGATCCCGCCGCTGTGGCGCCGCGTCATCGACAAACGCCTGCTCGCCTACTACGACGGCGACGTGACCCGGCTCAACCGTGGCCACGTCGACGACGAGGCCGGTCCCGCGCAGGACGCAGCGTAG